The following proteins come from a genomic window of Candidatus Saccharibacteria bacterium oral taxon 488:
- a CDS encoding threonine--tRNA ligase, with protein sequence MSEDKLYAMRHSLAHIMAAAVQRLWPDAKFGVGPVVEHGFYYDIDLGETKISEQQFNKIEKVMRRIIAEKQDFVCTKYPIDEAIQWAKDSHQPYKEELLNDLKRAGTTVAKDLDAAEMGTIAEGNSALDEVSFYTNGSFKDLCRGPHIANTSQVGAFKLMRVAGAYWRGNEKNPQMQRLYGVAFATQEELDEYLEKLELAKQRDHRKLGRELDLYTTSPLVGVGLPLFTPRGTILRDIVAQYSNQLRQRFGFEKVWTPHITKKDLYETSGHWAKFGEELFLVKSQETSDEMALKPMNCPHHTQIFASQPRSYRDMPVRYLETTTDYRDEKTGELGGLNRVRSLTQDDSHVFCRPDQIEQEINNLLSAAQELYGTIDMKLRVRLSYRDDSDAYLGERELWVSAQNQLKSAVEKVGLDYFEQEGEAAFYGPKIDFMATDAIGREHQVATVQLDFVQPQRFGLEYTEIDGNFTTPVMIHCALLGSIERFLSVFIEHTGGWFPFWAAPEQVRILTINDTVSDYVDKITSILSEVTLMKPIKYNDVRFTIDSRNESLGKKIREATVVKIPIQIIVGPKDQIARVVSIRTHAGEEQIPLEQLAEYVRGL encoded by the coding sequence ATGAGTGAAGATAAACTCTATGCAATGCGACACAGCCTGGCGCATATTATGGCGGCGGCCGTGCAGCGATTATGGCCAGATGCCAAATTCGGAGTCGGTCCGGTCGTTGAGCATGGGTTTTATTACGATATTGATCTTGGTGAAACGAAGATCAGTGAGCAGCAGTTCAATAAAATTGAAAAGGTAATGCGACGGATCATTGCCGAAAAGCAAGATTTTGTGTGCACAAAATACCCGATTGATGAAGCAATTCAATGGGCCAAAGACAGCCATCAGCCGTATAAAGAAGAACTCCTTAATGACCTAAAACGTGCCGGGACAACGGTAGCAAAAGATCTGGACGCTGCAGAAATGGGTACAATTGCTGAAGGTAATAGTGCGCTTGATGAAGTCTCATTCTACACAAACGGATCGTTTAAGGACTTGTGCCGTGGACCCCATATTGCAAACACCAGTCAGGTCGGTGCGTTTAAGCTGATGCGAGTTGCAGGCGCCTATTGGCGTGGTAATGAAAAGAATCCTCAAATGCAGCGATTATACGGTGTGGCTTTTGCCACGCAGGAAGAGCTGGATGAATATTTGGAGAAATTAGAGCTAGCCAAACAACGTGATCACCGAAAGCTAGGCAGGGAACTTGATCTATATACAACCTCACCGTTAGTGGGTGTAGGCCTGCCGTTATTTACACCTCGTGGAACTATCTTGCGCGATATCGTGGCCCAATACTCAAATCAGCTGCGTCAGAGGTTTGGTTTTGAAAAAGTCTGGACGCCGCATATTACCAAAAAGGACCTGTATGAAACGTCAGGCCACTGGGCCAAATTTGGCGAAGAGCTGTTTTTGGTTAAAAGTCAGGAAACCAGTGATGAAATGGCGTTAAAGCCGATGAACTGCCCGCACCATACGCAGATTTTTGCTTCACAACCTCGTAGCTACCGCGATATGCCGGTGCGCTACTTGGAGACGACCACTGATTATCGTGACGAGAAAACCGGTGAGCTTGGCGGTCTGAATCGTGTGCGCTCGCTGACTCAGGATGACAGTCATGTCTTTTGTCGTCCAGACCAAATTGAACAAGAAATCAATAATTTGCTGTCCGCTGCCCAGGAATTATACGGTACTATTGATATGAAACTGCGGGTTCGACTAAGTTATCGCGACGATTCTGATGCGTACTTGGGCGAACGTGAACTGTGGGTTTCCGCACAAAATCAGTTGAAATCAGCCGTTGAAAAAGTTGGTTTGGATTATTTTGAGCAGGAAGGTGAGGCTGCTTTTTACGGACCAAAGATCGACTTTATGGCAACCGATGCGATCGGACGTGAGCACCAAGTTGCGACGGTGCAACTGGACTTCGTGCAGCCGCAACGGTTCGGCTTAGAGTATACCGAGATTGATGGTAATTTTACAACACCTGTGATGATTCACTGTGCGCTGCTCGGGTCGATTGAACGATTCTTGAGTGTCTTCATTGAACACACGGGTGGCTGGTTCCCGTTTTGGGCGGCGCCAGAACAAGTACGCATTCTAACGATTAATGACACCGTCTCAGACTATGTTGATAAAATTACATCGATTTTATCAGAGGTGACCTTAATGAAACCAATAAAATACAACGATGTAAGATTTACAATAGATAGTCGTAATGAATCCCTCGGGAAAAAGATTCGTGAGGCGACTGTTGTAAAAATACCAATACAGATTATTGTTGGGCCAAAGGATCAGATAGCACGTGTCGTAAGCATCAGGACGCATGCGGGTGAAGAGCAAATTCCGCTTGAACAGCTAGCTGAGTATGTACGGGGACTGTAA
- a CDS encoding cysteine methyltransferase gives MSELPIASLRDRIYILMAQLPDDKVTTYGDLAALSGHPHAARTVGGIAHGGPENLPWHRLVNAKGGLAVGFPGGQGVQRQLLEQDGIYCDERWRIIDFEERRWRPKL, from the coding sequence TTGAGCGAATTGCCAATAGCTAGCTTGCGAGACCGGATCTATATTCTCATGGCGCAGCTACCTGACGACAAGGTGACGACGTACGGTGACCTGGCAGCACTGTCTGGACACCCGCACGCAGCGCGAACTGTGGGCGGGATAGCGCATGGTGGCCCAGAGAATTTGCCGTGGCATCGCCTAGTGAACGCGAAAGGTGGCTTGGCGGTAGGTTTTCCGGGTGGGCAAGGTGTGCAAAGGCAGCTACTTGAACAAGATGGTATTTATTGCGATGAGAGGTGGCGGATAATTGATTTTGAGGAACGACGATGGCGGCCGAAACTATAA
- the miaA gene encoding tRNA (adenosine(37)-N6)-dimethylallyltransferase MiaA produces MAAETIKAKLPLVVIAGPTASGKTSLAIRLAKQYNGEIICADSRTIYRDMDIGTAKPTMAEREVVPHWGLDLVSPGETFSAAQFKEYALQKISEIRSRGCLPFLVGGTGLYIDAVIFNFQFGDPPDSALRRELEKRTVAELQYYCYKYNIKLPENNKNKRYLIRAIEQKSKNNRYNFMTRDNSIVVGIATNKEILRTRIVLRSEQLFLNNVVNEAMLLARKYGWDNEAMTGNVYPLVREFLNKNITESELKRQFVVADWQLAKRQMTWLRRNPFIMWATLDSAEHYLSQLLAQA; encoded by the coding sequence ATGGCGGCCGAAACTATAAAAGCAAAATTACCCCTAGTTGTTATCGCGGGGCCGACTGCTAGTGGTAAGACCTCGCTAGCGATTCGTCTAGCAAAACAATATAATGGCGAAATAATTTGTGCCGATAGCAGAACAATATATCGAGACATGGATATTGGTACGGCAAAGCCAACTATGGCTGAGCGAGAAGTAGTGCCTCATTGGGGCCTTGATTTAGTTAGTCCGGGCGAGACATTTAGCGCCGCACAGTTTAAGGAGTATGCTCTGCAAAAAATAAGTGAAATTCGCTCTCGGGGGTGTTTACCATTTCTTGTCGGCGGCACGGGTCTCTATATTGATGCGGTAATTTTTAATTTTCAATTTGGAGATCCTCCTGATTCTGCTTTACGGCGTGAGCTAGAAAAAAGGACAGTAGCCGAACTACAATATTATTGTTATAAATACAACATAAAATTACCAGAGAATAACAAGAATAAACGCTATCTTATACGTGCTATTGAACAAAAAAGTAAAAATAACAGATATAACTTTATGACTAGAGATAATAGTATCGTTGTAGGTATAGCAACAAATAAGGAAATATTACGAACAAGAATTGTGCTCAGATCTGAACAATTATTTTTAAATAATGTTGTGAATGAAGCAATGTTGTTAGCCCGAAAATATGGCTGGGATAATGAGGCCATGACAGGTAATGTCTATCCGTTGGTTCGAGAGTTTTTGAATAAAAATATTACCGAAAGTGAATTAAAGCGGCAATTTGTTGTAGCTGATTGGCAGTTGGCGAAGCGACAGATGACGTGGCTGCGGCGTAACCCGTTTATCATGTGGGCGACGCTTGACTCTGCTGAACACTATTTGTCACAACTTTTGGCTCAGGCGTAA
- a CDS encoding transcriptional regulator, producing MIDALFGSKTRVKLLHLFLANPEKSFYVREITRLIGEQINSVRRELSNMLRVGVIVSNNYDNKLYYAANQQYAYFTPLKMIFADERPSEQTDHNKKNSIPWVGDIARLSGLKIAIVAGALVHGSTSRVDILLVGRLSESRVGVAIKKIEKAEGRELNYAVMSYDDFYYRLSVRDKFVMEIMNSKHSVVVDVESILG from the coding sequence ATGATTGATGCGCTGTTCGGCTCAAAAACGAGGGTGAAGTTACTACACCTGTTTTTAGCGAACCCTGAAAAATCGTTTTATGTTAGAGAGATTACGCGATTGATCGGCGAGCAAATTAACTCGGTGCGGCGTGAACTATCAAATATGCTCAGAGTCGGAGTCATTGTTTCGAATAATTATGACAATAAATTGTATTACGCTGCGAATCAGCAGTATGCATACTTCACGCCACTAAAGATGATTTTTGCTGATGAGCGACCGAGTGAGCAAACCGACCATAACAAAAAGAACAGTATACCGTGGGTGGGCGATATTGCTCGGCTGTCCGGACTGAAGATCGCTATAGTTGCCGGCGCGTTAGTGCATGGATCGACGAGTCGGGTTGATATATTGTTAGTTGGTCGGCTATCGGAGTCGAGAGTGGGTGTCGCCATTAAGAAAATTGAAAAAGCCGAGGGGAGAGAGCTGAATTATGCTGTAATGAGCTATGATGATTTTTACTATCGTCTGAGCGTTAGAGATAAGTTTGTGATGGAAATAATGAATAGTAAGCACTCGGTTGTGGTAGATGTAGAGAGCATACTAGGATAA
- a CDS encoding Zn-dependent hydrolase: MFEVEYKGANNVIFTTKMVKIAFDPALSLVGLKDNLGGQDVEILSEDRFAASNVTPRLLFSGPGEYEVGDVSLRGVAAWRYIDTETDVKKSTIYRLAIGGVRVVIIGNVAPKLSESQLEEIGVVDVVVIPVGGGGYTLDATSAAHMVRQLEPKVVIPVHYADGALHYEVPQDDLSVFVSEMGVETVDAGPKWKVKGVTSLPEQLSIITVARS, from the coding sequence ATGTTTGAAGTAGAATACAAAGGTGCAAATAACGTTATTTTTACAACGAAAATGGTAAAAATTGCGTTTGATCCAGCGTTATCGCTGGTTGGTCTTAAGGATAATCTCGGGGGGCAGGATGTTGAGATATTGTCAGAGGATAGATTTGCCGCAAGTAATGTAACACCACGGTTACTCTTCAGCGGTCCGGGTGAATATGAGGTCGGCGACGTATCTCTGAGAGGGGTGGCAGCCTGGCGATACATTGATACGGAAACTGATGTTAAAAAATCAACGATTTACCGTTTAGCAATTGGTGGTGTGCGTGTTGTGATTATAGGTAACGTTGCCCCAAAATTGTCAGAGTCTCAGCTAGAGGAGATTGGTGTCGTTGATGTTGTTGTGATACCGGTTGGCGGTGGTGGTTACACGCTTGACGCGACATCTGCGGCTCATATGGTACGCCAGCTGGAGCCGAAAGTAGTTATCCCAGTGCATTATGCTGATGGCGCGCTACACTACGAAGTGCCGCAAGACGACCTGTCGGTGTTTGTTAGCGAAATGGGCGTGGAGACTGTTGACGCTGGGCCAAAGTGGAAGGTGAAGGGAGTGACATCTTTACCCGAACAACTCTCAATCATTACTGTCGCGCGGAGCTAG
- the rpmB gene encoding 50S ribosomal protein L28, translating to MASRCELTGKGKQYGHNVSFSLRRTKRTFKPNLQKKTLVVDGQKVTLVLSTQAIRTLKKKGLLRPIQTKTA from the coding sequence ATGGCATCACGATGCGAACTAACCGGCAAGGGCAAGCAATACGGTCACAACGTTAGCTTTTCCCTTCGCCGTACCAAGCGCACTTTTAAGCCAAACCTACAGAAGAAAACTCTTGTAGTAGATGGTCAAAAAGTCACGTTGGTTCTGAGTACTCAAGCAATTCGTACTCTTAAAAAGAAAGGGCTGTTACGCCCAATACAGACAAAAACCGCCTAA
- a CDS encoding site-2 protease family protein — MVIMDLAYLGMVLVVILVSMTLHEAMHAFMGYFLGDDTAKAEGRLTLNPLKHIDPFMTLLLPLLLAVLGLPIFGGARPVPFNPQRVRHGEWGAAFVAFAGPLTNLFLAFLAFGVGVISGVITSGGLIQNTLVGQIISLVVLVNLGFFVFNMLPLPPLDGSRVLYALAPEGVRRGMEWIERYGVMVVFIIVMIGQAAIGRIMTFATNGIIQFFCVIFGV; from the coding sequence ATGGTAATCATGGATTTGGCATATTTAGGTATGGTCTTGGTGGTTATTCTCGTCTCAATGACGCTACACGAGGCGATGCATGCGTTTATGGGCTATTTCCTTGGAGATGACACAGCCAAGGCAGAGGGGCGGCTGACATTAAACCCGCTGAAGCATATTGATCCGTTCATGACGCTTTTATTGCCACTATTGCTGGCTGTGTTGGGACTGCCAATTTTTGGTGGTGCTCGGCCGGTGCCATTTAATCCTCAGCGCGTGCGACACGGTGAATGGGGCGCAGCGTTTGTAGCGTTTGCTGGGCCACTGACTAATTTGTTTTTAGCGTTTTTAGCGTTTGGCGTGGGTGTCATCAGCGGGGTTATTACTAGCGGCGGGCTGATTCAAAATACATTAGTGGGGCAAATCATTAGCCTCGTCGTGTTGGTTAATTTAGGTTTTTTCGTGTTTAATATGTTGCCGCTGCCACCACTTGATGGGTCGCGGGTGCTGTACGCGCTTGCTCCAGAGGGTGTGCGCCGTGGCATGGAGTGGATTGAGCGCTACGGGGTAATGGTGGTGTTTATCATTGTTATGATTGGACAGGCGGCAATTGGGCGAATTATGACGTTCGCTACGAACGGTATTATCCAATTCTTTTGCGTGATTTTTGGTGTATAA
- the rplT gene encoding 50S ribosomal protein L20, producing MRVKRGVPGHAKHKKILKAAKGMQHNRTRSFRLAKQGVIRALQYAYRDRRNRKRDLRSLWITRINAAARQEGTTYGRLMAALKAKNIELDRKVLAELAVNEPTAFTAIVKAAL from the coding sequence ATGAGGGTAAAACGAGGCGTCCCTGGACACGCAAAGCACAAGAAAATTCTAAAAGCCGCTAAAGGCATGCAGCACAATCGAACTCGTAGCTTTCGCTTAGCAAAGCAGGGGGTAATTAGAGCTCTGCAATATGCCTATCGTGATCGACGCAACAGAAAACGAGACCTCCGCAGCCTGTGGATTACCCGGATTAACGCAGCCGCTCGCCAAGAGGGCACAACGTACGGCAGGCTCATGGCTGCTCTCAAGGCAAAGAATATTGAGCTTGATCGAAAAGTGTTGGCAGAGTTAGCCGTTAACGAACCTACGGCCTTTACCGCAATTGTTAAAGCAGCACTATAA
- the rpmI gene encoding 50S ribosomal protein L35 — translation MPKLKTHKGTAKRIKLTSSGKLTRQRAFGGHFLAKKSKSRKRAINTTAKVTGSMAKNARRAMGV, via the coding sequence ATGCCAAAACTAAAGACCCACAAAGGTACCGCAAAGCGCATTAAGTTAACGAGCTCTGGCAAGTTAACTCGTCAACGTGCATTTGGCGGTCACTTCTTAGCCAAGAAGTCAAAAAGCCGTAAGCGGGCAATTAATACAACAGCAAAAGTAACAGGCTCAATGGCAAAAAATGCCCGACGAGCGATGGGAGTTTAA
- a CDS encoding translation initiation factor IF-3, which yields MRINGAIRARELRVVGSDGEQLGIMPLRDALQAAEDAGLDLVEISPNANPPVAKILDWGKFQYQKIKDQQRNKRAAKVGDLKQMRFGLKIGAGDLEVKLRKIRDFLANGHKVRIQVVYKGREMAHKEIGYELIQKITDQLEEEAILEQKPQMAGRNLSVVIRSK from the coding sequence ATTCGTATCAACGGAGCGATCCGTGCTCGGGAACTGCGCGTTGTTGGTTCTGATGGTGAACAGTTGGGGATAATGCCCCTGCGCGACGCCCTTCAAGCGGCGGAGGATGCGGGACTTGATCTCGTTGAAATATCACCAAATGCCAATCCACCAGTCGCCAAAATTCTTGACTGGGGCAAGTTCCAATATCAGAAGATCAAAGACCAGCAGCGCAACAAGCGCGCGGCAAAAGTCGGCGATCTCAAGCAAATGCGCTTTGGCCTGAAGATTGGCGCTGGCGACCTCGAAGTCAAGCTGCGCAAAATACGAGACTTTCTCGCCAATGGGCACAAGGTCCGTATCCAAGTCGTCTATAAAGGTCGCGAGATGGCGCATAAAGAAATCGGTTACGAATTGATCCAAAAAATCACTGATCAGCTTGAGGAAGAGGCAATTCTAGAACAAAAACCTCAGATGGCTGGTCGCAATCTGAGTGTGGTAATAAGGAGTAAATAA
- a CDS encoding ATP-binding protein, translating to MVSKVVSATPYGFHGQLIEIEGDISRGLPGLQIVGLGNKAIDESRDRVRSAIKNSLLDFPKGKITINLAPAELPKDGTQFDLPIALAILCLGKQLPQTALEGALFAGELALNGSLRPIRSAITIAETAKQHGISTIYLPASNSKQALLIPDITIIPINNLTELFLHLKQEKLIQPAVKTKQQYRQKKRGIIIDDIRGQEQAKRAVAIAVAGRHNILLSGPPGSGKTMLARALNSLLPPLSDTEIIEVTKLHNLDGNQVSHDIVIDRPFRTPHHTASRISMIGGGAKATPGEISLAHHGTLFLDELLEYPRTTLESLRQPLEDKQIIISRAQGKYYYPANFMLVATMNPCPCGYLGDPEKSCRCSSTQILNYQKRLSGPLLDRIDLTINVSRVAHEDLLSRKSSSDSQQKQFENMIKVARTLQTNRYSNSNKYNADIDSSSVDKIAALTAEAKQFLLAAAKKLDLSARGYFKVIKVARTIADLESSLEITIPHVAESLQYRQIIPT from the coding sequence ATGGTTAGCAAGGTAGTTTCAGCGACGCCATATGGCTTTCACGGTCAGCTTATTGAAATTGAAGGCGACATATCACGAGGACTACCTGGACTACAAATCGTCGGACTTGGCAACAAAGCAATTGATGAATCGCGTGATCGCGTTCGCAGTGCCATCAAAAACTCGCTGCTCGATTTCCCAAAAGGTAAAATTACCATCAATCTCGCCCCGGCGGAACTGCCAAAAGACGGTACGCAATTTGACCTACCAATAGCCCTCGCAATTCTCTGTCTCGGCAAACAACTTCCTCAAACCGCCCTAGAGGGAGCGCTATTTGCTGGTGAATTGGCACTCAATGGTAGTCTTCGCCCCATTCGCTCGGCCATCACCATCGCCGAAACCGCCAAACAACACGGTATCTCAACCATATACCTACCGGCCTCCAACAGCAAACAAGCCCTGCTCATCCCCGACATTACTATTATCCCCATCAATAATCTAACGGAATTATTCCTCCACCTCAAACAAGAAAAACTCATCCAACCCGCAGTAAAAACAAAGCAGCAATATCGCCAAAAGAAACGCGGCATCATCATTGATGACATCCGCGGACAAGAGCAGGCCAAGCGAGCCGTCGCCATTGCCGTCGCGGGTAGGCACAATATTTTGCTGTCCGGACCACCGGGATCCGGCAAAACCATGTTAGCACGCGCACTCAATTCGCTCCTACCGCCGCTATCTGACACTGAGATTATCGAGGTGACAAAACTCCACAATCTTGACGGCAATCAAGTTAGTCATGATATCGTTATCGACCGACCATTTCGCACACCACACCACACCGCAAGCCGCATATCAATGATTGGTGGTGGTGCAAAGGCCACGCCCGGCGAAATTAGTCTCGCGCACCACGGCACACTTTTCTTAGACGAATTATTAGAATATCCACGAACTACATTGGAGTCGCTTCGTCAGCCGCTTGAGGATAAGCAGATCATAATTTCCCGCGCCCAAGGTAAATACTACTACCCCGCCAATTTTATGTTAGTTGCCACGATGAACCCTTGTCCATGTGGTTATCTGGGCGATCCAGAAAAAAGTTGCCGTTGCTCATCGACACAAATCTTGAACTATCAGAAACGATTATCTGGCCCGCTCCTTGATCGTATTGATCTAACAATCAATGTTTCCCGCGTCGCACATGAAGATTTGTTGTCCCGTAAGTCATCGTCGGATTCACAACAAAAACAGTTTGAAAATATGATTAAGGTAGCCCGTACACTACAAACTAACAGATACAGTAATAGTAATAAATACAACGCTGATATAGATAGTAGTAGCGTTGATAAAATAGCTGCACTAACGGCTGAGGCCAAGCAATTTCTCCTTGCAGCCGCCAAAAAGCTTGACCTAAGCGCTCGTGGCTATTTCAAAGTTATCAAGGTCGCTCGCACTATCGCTGATCTTGAGTCATCACTAGAAATAACCATTCCTCATGTCGCCGAAAGCCTACAATACCGGCAGATTATCCCGACCTAG